ataagatcAAATCTTTGATCACTTTATCAGAAAACTGatcatatattttaataatttatcaattggaggatggcccaattttttacaaaattgacccagttctctatatgtttgaaaaaATGATGTCattataagagaaacttgctcCAAAATTTTTTACacaattactattgctaactgtatttccttccattctattctcCCTGaacctgtttattctattctctttctcatttcaccCTGCCcccctcaaaagtattttgtttttgactccaccctcccccaatctgctctcccttctatcacaccaccttctcttattcctttcccctcttgcattcctgtagggtaagatagatttttatacccaaatgaatgtatatgttatttgctctttgtagccagagtggcctttgttttctttgaatgactcagcttacctcacaGAGCCTcgctggatgctggggcttgctcttccggggcaggaagcccagcgaccatgccaggaatcagagaacttcctgtgtgatgagtcatgggggtggctgaggggaggtgttagctccagaacctggtctacgctagggggaggggccaagtcaagaaccaattggctctggtcattcaggtggcgcttgatgatgtcaaaaactctataagaggggagaggacagattgaagagctctctttttcctcttccagttggtgtgggagcaagtgagcagtgtgactctgggccagcccttgctctcgggccgagcccagatgttggtaactatgaattgtattgggtctgtctgttgatatttgtaatttgtttgtattttggttttgaggttcggggtgctgctttgtttttcccccgaattaaatgaatgttttgaacctcagggtgctggttttttcccttgaagtaagtcaatgaatctgtatttggtctgtctcttgatgcttgtctgtatgctcccctgaactaactgaatgctaactgaatgctggcattttcccctgaactaaatgaatgttgtctgtatgctaactgaatgctggattaaagtaagctggtcaaccccttcactgtgctttccttgtttaagcagataaaaagaacctgtgctttcccggcatcccagcagcctcctgggtcccggcagccccctgggtgccggctgtggtggagggatcttacgcccccaccgaagctgctagctgggttgttaaaacactctTGCAGACacttctgatgagaataaggttgacTCACTCTCCACCTCTCCCATTTCCTCTCCaccataaaagctttttcttgcctcttctatgtgagatagtttacccattctacctttccctttatCTTTCTCCCAGGACATCAtctcccaccccttcattttatttttgtatgtaatCTTTTCagattcaactcatacctgtgtcctctgtctatactCCTAACTATCCTACttatgagaaaggtcttatggattataaatatcatcttccaatgtaggaatgtaaaaagtttaaaCCTAGTAAGTCCTTacaatttccctttcctgtttacctttttattcttctattgagtattatatttgaaaatcaaattttctattcagttctgttttttttcattaagaaaatcctctatttctttgaatatctattttcccccttgaacaattatactcagttttgctgagtaggtgattcttggttataatcctagctcctttgacctctagaatataatattctaaacCTTCTGATTCTTTAATCTTTAATTAGTagaatctgctaaatcttgtgttatcctgacagtgacaccataatatttgaattatttctttccgGCTGGTGTTGGAGAATTATCTTGCCCTCTCAAGGGAGGCAAATATGTAGTCCAATGTCCATGTATAAATGAAAGGAGGccaaattgttggtggagttgtgatctgattcaaccgttctggagaacaatttagaactatggacaaagggctataaaactgttcataaaCTTTGATCCAGTGGTACCACTAATAGGTTTGTATCTCAAGGAgatcttaaaaaaggaaaaggacccagatgtagaaatatatctatatctatatgcatacatatacatatacatatatatatatatatatatatatatatatagcagctctttttgtagtggaaaaaaattggaaatggaggggatgcatatcaattggggaatggctgaacaagttatggtatataaatgtaatggaataatattgttctataagaaatgacgagcaagtggatttctgaaaaacctagaaagacttactgGAACTGTTGTAGACTGAAGTGAgaagagccagaagaacattatacactaaGAACAagattgtgcaatgaccaactttgatagacttagattttctcagcaataaaataatCCAAGACATTTCTAAAAGACGTgtgatggaaaatgatatccatatccagagaaagaaccatggagtctgaatgtagattgaagcatactattttcacatttttttggtttttgttttttttctaatgtttttcccctttgttctgctTCATCTTTTACAAGGTGTctcatgtgaaaatatgtttaacatgattgtatatgtataacctatattggattgctttttgtcttgaggagggggtagggaagaaaaggagaaattttagaactcaaaattttacaatacAATCAGTGTTGAAAGCTATATTTAAATGTAattcaaaaaatgtaaaatattattaagtgcaaaaaagtaaacaagatgGTGCCAAACTGAAAGTAAAGGGATTTATCAGCATGATAAGGAATGCTGTTCTAGCTAATATCAAATTCAGATTTCTGTGGTACAGATTTAGTTTTTAATAAACTTTCAAGCCCAGAGAACACAGCTAAATAGCTACATTATTTATCAACTTAGGATAGAAAACTAAAACATTTCTAAGAAGAGGAGCATAGAAATAGAGGGAttggtaaaagaagaaaaaagattattTGGAATATGTGACAGGATTTATTATCAGCATAATAAATCATTCTCTTTTTGAGGGTAGGAGACAAGGGGAAGAGATGGAATGCTTTTGCAATTGTGAAAACAGTCCTTTtaagaaaacaataacaacacatTTATGGTCTCTTGTCCAAAGAAAGCAAGTTTTAGCTACAATAGCAGATAAGACTAGACCCCCTTTAAATTTGCTTACAAAGAGGTTGGAAATTTTCTAATATAAAGCCATTAAACGGTTGGGTGATTTCTACATTGTTAATCTACCAAGATGCCATGAAATGATTATGGTTCCTATTTTTCCCCTACACTGGAAATTACATCTTATGAAGAGTAGTAGAAAGATAAGGTATTAAAGAAAAGCTTTTGGAGCATATGATGGTTTCATATTTTGGTGGACTGGCaatttatgatttcattaacATTGACATGTTGCTGTTCTACTGGTTCAGATTACAATCTATCTGTAAATTCTTATTCTGTAatggatttttaaatatttgaagtctGTGAAAGATGAATTTGACTTAATCTGTATAAACTCTAGTAGGAAAACCAAAACAATGGAGAAAAGTTGCAGGAGGCCTGATTTTAGTTCAGTATAAGGAATAAGTTTCTAATTAGATGTGTCTCAGAATGGAATGGGCTGTCTTATTAGGTAGTGTAGATCCCAATCACTGGGAATAAGTAAGCAGGATCTGAATGATCCCCTCTAAGGAATGTTGCATAGGGAATTCTGGCATTCAGTGGATGGTTGTATTAGATGGCATCCAAAACCTGTTCCAACactaatattttgttattttatgtaTAGATTATTTATGCATAGGTTCTGATTTCATCACTCTTATCTCgcattaattaaaaaagatgagGCTTATATATTGCATGAAAAAGCTGAAGATTGATAAGGAGTAATATCAAGCCTTCCTTTCTGTACTTAATTCAAACCATACCCATTATAAAGACAAATGTCAATAGTTAATAGACCTTTTCTGGTTATCCCTACAGGCCAATTTCAGGTGATTGGCCCAGATGATCCTATTAAGGCACCGGTGGGAGAAGATGTCATTTTCTCCTGTCATATCTTACCTAAGATCAATATAAAGGAAATGGAGGTGAGTTTCTTCAGGAACCAATTATCTTCTGTGCTACTTCTAATCAAGAATGGGAAAGAAATGCCAAAGAAGCAAATGCAGGAGTATCGAGGGAGAACCCAGCTTGTGCAAGTCGCCATTGCTGAAGGGAGAATATCCATAAAATTGAAGAATACATCCATTTCAGATTCAGGGGTATATGGATGCCAGTTCACCTCCCAAAGTTTTGACCAGAAGCATACTTGGGAGCTACAGGTAGCAGGTCAGTTGTACATTTCCAATGACACAGTTTGCTCAAGTTCAGTTAACTAGAACATCCTACTGAAAGAATGAAGATGTCAGATTGTTCCTACTCTTTGATCAACAGACAGAAAAGAAGCAAACAGGCAAGGTGTCCCTCCAATATctccacaaaagaaaaataaaataagaactaCTAAGGACAGGGTAAGCTATGCTCctaaaaattcttaaaatattatGTTTCTTTTCATCTCATTTTCCCTATTTTGCAGCTCTTGGGTTATCCCCTCTCATCTCCcttgagagacacagagatagaggcaTTTTGCTGATATGTCGATCAGCTGGCTGGTTCCCCAAGCCTGAGGTACAGTGGAAAAATCATCAGGGAAAGTCTTTGTCATCAGACTTCAAGGTGAACACTGGGAACGATGGTCTATTTGACATAGAAACCTCTCTCATTATACAAGAACCTCCCACTGGGGATATCTCGTGTTCCATATGCATCTGGGGCCTCAGACAGGAGTCCAGAGTGAAAGTAGCTGGTAAGTAGTAGAGTAGATTGGAAGGAAATGGAAGCGAAGCCCCCTTGGCTTGCTCATTTGGCAGAACTTGATATTCTTAGTCTTAGATTTGTGGATTTTGGTCACATGTTTAGTGCTTCACTTTGGAAAGATACTAGACAAGGGGGGTGAATGCTCAACTTGTGTACACTCACGAATAGTTTGGATAGGGTAAGGCCTACTTGTTCAACAAATGCAAGAGCTCTCACATCAggaggtttcatttttttttacttgtatcaATTCATTTTATGACTAACGAAACATAATACTAATTGACAAATCAGAAAATACACGTAGATAAGTTGTATTGATAGAAATGAAGAGAACCTTTAACAGAAGTGACTTTTCTACTTCAGAATTtataataaagaaagagaaagtaggtCGTTCTACTTTGTTATCTCTCTGATTTGTATAAGTTCAATGTACTTATCCCAGAAGGACTCTGTCCTAGGGTATGGATGAACCTGAAAAATGTGATTGCTGAACCACTATCAGTGAGCTTTGAGAGATGCAAACTGGTAAGGTATTTTAAAGCTGGAGAAGGGCAAATTTTGTTCTGAGtttcaaaaaaggggaaaaatgtggTCTGAAATCTACAGGTCAATGaataaatgggaggaaccatgagaaagaaaaaaaaaacaaaaaaaagagagcaaataatatgctttgatctgcattcagactccatagctctttctctggatgtggacagcattttgcATCATcagccctttggagttgtcttaggtccttgcattgctgagaagagctaagtctatcaaagtcagtcatcacacattgtggctgttagtgtgtacaatgttctccaggttctgctcacttcactcatcatcagttcagagaggtctttctaggtttttctgaagtctgcctgctcctcatttcttatagtataatagtattccactacattcatacagtagtatgccacaacttgttcagccattccccagttggtgggcatcccctcaatttccagttcttggccaccacaaaatagctgctataaacatttttgtacttgtgggtccttttcccatttgtatgatctcttaggaatacaggcctagaagtggtattgctggatcaaaaggtatgcacagttgtaTAACCCTTTTGGCATAGtgtcaaattgctctccagaatggttggatcagtttacaactccaccaacaatgcactagtgttccaattttcccacatcttctccagcatttatcattttcttgttttgtcatgttagccaatcttataggtgtgatgtggtacctaagagttgttttgatttgtatttttctaatcaatagtgatttagagaatttttcatatgataatagatatctttaatttcttcctctgaaaactgcctgttcatatcgttTGCCCCTTTATCAATTtggaaatgactcatattcttattaatttgactcagggcggagccaagatggcggctggtaagcacggactagagtgagctccatacccgagtccctccaaaaacctataaaaatggctctgaaccaattctagaacggcagaacccacagaacagcagagggaagcagggctccagcccaggacagcctggatggtttctgggtgaggtctattccacacggagctgggagctgggagctgggaacggagtggagcagagcccagcctgagcggcgtggacgatccagaccagaagacGGGCGgaggggccctagcgccctgaatatgtgagctgcggcagttaccagacccctcgacccacaaacaccaaagactgcggagaaggttagtgggaaaagctgcaggagtggaaggagttcgcggttcggcttccagccccgggggcagcggaggtggggcagctacagctgttgttacttccggctccaggcccacctggtgggaggaattaagtggcggatcagagcaggagtgcaacagcctgctaaagatctaagcccagtctggactgggggcccttggggaaggaggagtgcggctctgacagagctggcacctccccccaaacgtagaacatagaactcataagtccacaagcagtcataacccactgaaaaactcaagggtcaagttagttggttgggaatatggccaggcagcgaaaacgcgcccagattcagtctcagactttgcattctttctttggtgacaaagaagaccaaaacatacagcctaaagaagacagcaaagtcaaagaaccttcaccaaaagcctccaagaaaaacatgaactggccccaggccatagaagaactcaaaaaggatttggaaaagcaagtcagagaagtagaggaaaaattgggaagagaaatgagaaggatgcgagaaaaccatgaaaaacaagtcaatgacttgctaaaggagacccaaaaaaatactgaaaaatacactgaagaaaacaacaccttaaaaaacagactaactcaaatggcaaaagagctccaaaaagccaatgaggagaagaatgccttgaaaggcagaattagccaaatggaaaaggaggtccaaaagaccactgaagaaaatactaatttaaaaattagattggagcaagtggaagctagtgactttatgagaaatcaggatattataaaacagaaccagaggaatgaaaaaatggaagacaatgtgaaatatctccttggaaaaaccactgacctggaaaatagatccaggagagataatttaaaaattattggactacctgaaagccatgatcaaaaaaagagcctagataccatctttcaggaaattatcaaggagaactgccctgatattctagagccacaggacaaaataaaaattgaaagaatccatcgatcgcctcctcaaataaatcccaaaaagaaatctcctaggaatattgttgccaaattccagagctcccagatcaaggagaaaatactgcaagcagccagaaagaaacaattggagtattgtggaaacccaatcagaataacccaagatctggcagcttctacattaagagatcgaagggcttggaatgcgatattccggaggtcaatggagctaggattaaaacctagaatcacctacccagcaaaactgagtatcatgttccaaggcaaaatatggagtttcaataaaatagaggactttcaagctttctcagtgaaaagaccagaactgaatagaaaatttgactttcaaacacaagaatcaagagaagcatgaaaaggtaatcaagaaacggaaattgcaagggacttactaaagttgaactgttttgtttacattcctacatggaaagatgatgagtatgattcatgagacctcagtattaaggtagttgaagggaatatgcatgtatatgtatatatatatatatacatatatatatatgtatatatatgtttatatatatataagtgaatgtgtatgtatgtatatatctatgtgtatatgtatgtatgtgtatgtatgtgtatatatatatgtgtttatatatatatatacgtaaaagagagagagcagacacagggtgagttgaagatgaagggaagatatgtaaaagaaataaaatgaaattaagggatgagagagtaacatactgagagagggagatagggagagatagaatggggtggatgatctcgcataaaggtggcaagaggaagcagttctatgggaggaggggagagggcaggtgaggggggaatgagtgaaccttgctcttattaatttgactcagttctctatatattttagaaatgaggcctttatcagagacactggttgtaaaaattctttcccaattttctgcttccctcctcatcttggttgcattgcctttgttgtgcaaaaccttttcaaactaatataatcaaaattattcattttgcatttcataatgttctctatctcttgtttagtcacaaattcttttgttctccataaatctgacaggtaaaccacTCCTTGTTGTCCCAGTTTGCTTTTAGTATCAGCCTTTGTTTCTAAATCATGTAtgcattttgacttcattttggtatatggtataagatgttaatatatgctcagtttctgccataccattttccagttttcccagcagtttttttcaaATAGCGAATTCTTATCCCAGCAGCTAAGGTCTTTcagtttatcaaatagtagattactatagtcattgactactgtgtcttgtgtacctaacctattccacagatccatcactctatttacAAATATCCcttaatttgttctgtaaaatttggactcagtcacaaggctgcacccaaggacctagaaggccatatatgGCCACAAGACCACAGGTTTCTCACCCCTGCTCTAATTTGTTGCCTTCCCGCTTTTTATGAATTCAATGAACTTATTTGAGAAGAACTCTGTCCTAGGTCATTGATGAATCTGAAAAAAATGTGATTGCTGAGACATTGTCAGTGAGCTTTGAGAAATGGTAGCAAACTGGTAACGTTCTTTAAGACTGGTGAAGGGGAAATTTTGTTTAATAAAGGTGAAATAAATGTAGTCTGGAATCTATAGGTCAGTTAACTTGACTGGCAAATTTCAGGTAAAATTTtgtgatgtatttttaaaagaaatggctagtgaacatctagaaaaggaagcaggatTACAAAGACCTGCTGTGGCCTCATCAGAAACATAACAAGCCAGACTATCCTCCTTAATATTTTCGATGGGGTTAGTAGATTGAATACTAGGTAGTAGTTAtaatactgggcctagagtcaggaggacctgagttcaaatccagcaccagatatttacaacctgtgtgaccctgggcaagttgcttaactctgtttcagttctttcatatgtaaaatgagctgtagaatgTAAggtcaagtatctttgccaagaaaatcctaaatatgGTCACGAAGAGTCCGATGTGAccaaaatggctgaacaacagcaacaacatgtaGATGGGTAGATCTTGGATATCCTGTTGTTGTAAGGGTCCTTAATCTGGGACCGAGGaacttgtgtttttaaaaaatctatatcagtaactgtatttcaatataattggtttctttgtaatgccatatattttattttatgcatttaaagatatTCTATGAAGAGGCTCACAAGTTTTATCAGTCTACCAAAAAGGCCCATTATAatgaaaaaaggttaaaaactcctgctGCCCATATAGTTTACCTAAATTGTAACCAGACAGAAACCATACAGTTCCACATACTATTGtcatgaaaaaaatggagagtTATGTGTCGCACAGTAAAATTTGGTGATCTTGGGACTTGAAACaacagcctctgtttcctcctcataAAATGGGTATACAGGACTGTAAGATGTATTGTGTGGGGTAGTAGTGAGGAAGGCGCTTTGTAAAACTTCAttgttcatagatttagacctggaagagaccttagaaattcaGTCATCCcattttccaggtaaggaaactgaagttcaagaGAATACACAACActtgtaagtagcagagctgactttTTCCATGAATTCTACAACCTCTCAATACTTTAACAATATCTCATGCTCCTATTGggattttcattattatcatcaaaatcatttttattcatttttcagaaTGAATTAGTGAAGTTGGTTCTAAGTTGTCCTATGGGATTCTCTTGCAGATCAGTTTTTCCAGCCTTCTGCTTGGAGATATGCTTTCATTATTATGATGACTATCTTTTTGATTCTTGTTGCTTCTGGCCTTTTTCTCCACAGACATCAAGGTAATGGgaatggagaggggagggcaCTGCATCACCCTCTGTGACTCTTTACTATTTCCCCTTTCTTCTGTCAATACCTCCTCCAAACTTCTTCCTGTCACATCTCCACTGCTTTGAAAAATTCTGTTCATCCATCTTTCAACATTCATTAAACATCTCCCATGTTTGAAAGTGGTGAAGAACCTCTTACTTTGTTCTCATTTTCCCCCTGCTGTACCCCATGAAGGGACCTCAACAACTCTCTCCCAGGCACTGAGAGACTATGTTCTTTCACAAGGTACCTGAATACATACAGAGAACAACTTCTGAGATATGCCCTAGACCCCAAATTGACTGACTTTAGCTCTTATCTATttggtctctttcttctctctttcttcagcCTTTCTGGGTGGCTTTCTGacatatttctgtttctttttacttttaggGAAACTTAAAGAAGAGCTGGGTGAgttttgtttgtcatttgttctgGTTACTGTATACCAAGTTATCTTTCTGAGATGCTCGTTTTCTCAACATCTCTTATCTATTGATTTTAGACAAAAGGACAACAATGGAGGAAATAGGTAAGAGAAGTGTCTTTTTATGTCATATTCTCCATTCCCATCTCTGTCCACTGATCATATGttcctctttcattttgttttcatccTCCATCTCTGTATTTAAGTCTTATACTTTTCTTGTTCCCAACCCAAATGATAACTCagatttttctgtatctttttcaGATTGGGAAAATGCTGCTAAACACGCAGGTGACTACAAATGAGGGTTTCTTCCTTGGTTGGGTTTCTTCACTCCCTCTGCTCCTTCATTTCTCCTAATCCCTGATT
This region of Trichosurus vulpecula isolate mTriVul1 chromosome 3, mTriVul1.pri, whole genome shotgun sequence genomic DNA includes:
- the LOC118842059 gene encoding butyrophilin-like protein 8, with the translated sequence MNIDMLSISALLWHIQSCKPFEYHLLFIIVLSLIDLGSGQFQVIGPDDPIKAPVGEDVIFSCHILPKINIKEMEVSFFRNQLSSVLLLIKNGKEMPKKQMQEYRGRTQLVQVAIAEGRISIKLKNTSISDSGVYGCQFTSQSFDQKHTWELQVAALGLSPLISLERHRDRGILLICRSAGWFPKPEVQWKNHQGKSLSSDFKVNTGNDGLFDIETSLIIQEPPTGDISCSICIWGLRQESRVKVADQFFQPSAWRYAFIIMMTIFLILVASGLFLHRHQGKLKEELVEVTLDPETAHSVLQVSLDCKKVTYEDTMVLHASNTEKRFQSPSVVALQGFSLGEFYWEVEVGEKNRWFLGVCWDEVDRVKKDPELFPANGYWVLGRWNQKEHFTFSPARQTLTLQVQPKRVGIFLNCKYKQVSFYNVTDKSHIYTFTNCDFDRKILRPFFRPRSNDTNENVPPLIICTKLHKP